In Nyctibius grandis isolate bNycGra1 chromosome 17, bNycGra1.pri, whole genome shotgun sequence, the genomic stretch GTAGGACTGCGAGACGGATAATAGAGGGCAGAATGTAGCTTTGAAAATATAACAGCTACTGTGACAGGCAGCCATTTTATCCCACCTACATACTTCATCCATACTACATTAAACAGTGCACAGAAATCTCCCTGTCTTAGAAAAGTGTTGTCAAGGCTGAAGTCAGGCCCCTATATCTCATCTTTTTGCTGTGGAATACAGAAGATAGAAAATCAGGAAACCAATAAAAGAAAGGAGTATCTCTGGGTCCAGGTTATCGAATACAATCCTGGAATAGTGGATTGTTTCACAGGGACAGGTCACTCAAAGCTAAATATTTCTCATCTGTGACTGATATTATGTTCCTTGGTTTCTTGCTGATGGGTTTGTGTCCCAGGGGTTGCTTTACAGACGTGCTGAGCTCTCGGGCAAAACTCAGATCAAGCAACAGAGCGTTTTTGCACAGAGACAGCACTAGAGAATACTTagcgggtgggggggggggagtgaaaggaaagaaacaaaaaataaaacaataacagATCCTAGTTATGTTAAATTGAACACTCAATATTAATGAATAATTCTGGTTTATCTTCTcacgcttcctcagtttacAAAATGAAGTTACGCCCTGGTGCAAACAAACACATACTCATCCAAGAGCAGCAGTAAGAGAATGCTTGTAACTAATTAGTGAATTACAGACACTGCAGTATGGggtgttaatttaaaaagaaaaaagctatcATCAGGATCTTAGTTCTTTCTTAATAGCACAAAAAAAGAATGGGTCGGGACACACAATAATACGAAAAACGAGTACTGCCTCCatgcactgaaaaaacaaagcactggGGAAAAATAGGGAGTGCTCTTATAATAAAGGGCTTCAGAACACACGCAGAGTTGGGCTGACTTCAGGCTATATTAGGAAAAAGTAGCACTTGAGCTTGACTTCACAACCTTGAGAATGTCCTTTCTAGTACAATTTTGGTAGCGGATCATGTGAACAGTGTGTGCACATGTTTGTACACAAACATCATGTTAAGACACTTAAgacatgagaaatattttatcattctATTATTATTTAGAAACTGTACTCAGGAGATTGTTTCAAGATCTATATTCATATTAAAAGTCAACAAATTATTACTAGACTGACATATTCAATTTGCTTATATATTCATTCTTGTTTCAAGTTAGAATAACAAGAAACGTTAGGAAAATGCAGGATAAGCATATGCTTCACGGTTTAGAACTCTCCTGCAGTTCtgtaaaaaagattaatttttagtTGCACTATACGCACAAAGACAATGCTGGAAGAGGAATTTGCAGCAAATCTGCATTTTCGTAATTTCTCATTTAAGCAAGGCAGTTTTTAGCTTGAAAACTTAGTTTAGTTCTTGAAAACTTCAGCtctcaaagaaacaaataaatattttttggttttaatacattaaactaaatatttcattttaacccCTCCCaaaacacacatatacacaaatTTATTCATTCGTCCTTGGGGCCAGATTCTGATACCGTTGCTGAATAATACCGAAAGCATCTAAAGTTCTCGCCGAGCAAGCTGCTTTCTTGTATGACAGTACAAGATCATTCCTGAATCTGACCATCtcttctttaaattttattgatGTAGGGTCAAGCCTTACCATCGATGTTTAAAGAAATCCCATTGATTTAAACATTTAGCTGCTAACAAAGACTAGTGTTTTTCAGTGGCGCCGAAGTCAGTTGTCGGGGGGGCTGGAAGTACTCGGTGTCCCTGCAGAGTCAGTCTAGAAGTTACTGTCTGTACTGAGGTGCAGATCGGGGCGCCTCTGTTGTTGGCAACATACAAAGTCTCAACGGTGATATCACCTCAACAGCAATGGGAAAAGAGAAGTGGCCCAAACCTGGGATTTTCAGCACACTCCGTGGTATGCGGTGGCTGTGCATAGTCCATATATAGAAGGAAAGTGTGCACGATACTTTAGATGTCCAAAAAGTAGATTTATCTTCAGCCTTTACTCTCCACCAAATAGTCATCTCACAAGCCTATTGTTTTCCCTGTAAAAGGTGATTTCCCTATGGAAAACTTCTCACTGAGTAGAGTTTAGAGCAGTTTCAGGGTTGTTTCCCATCTCCATAAATCTGACCATAGGGgtctcttgaaagaaaattgcTAAGAATTTCCAACTGGACTATGTAATCACAGCGCCTGGTATCAAGAGGAGGGGAGTGACATGAAATCACTGACTTGTGACATACATTCctcagcaacagcagctgctgcctaaTGACAGCTAATAAAGGGAATCTTCCCTTGACAGAGCTGCATGCCGGCAATGGGACTGGAATGTGCCCCAGATAAATTCACTGATAACCTAGGAAGCAGAGATCACACCCAAAGAGTATAAAAGACAAGCTTCGGAAGAGAGAGGATAggacaaggaagagagagaccTGAAGAGACATCTCAGAAGAAACAGCTTGAACTTCACTATTCCCAACAAACCCAGCGCCATGGACACTAAAGGCTCATTCTCCTGTGGCTTCCTCTTGCTGCTGCTCATCCAACTCCAGTCCAGCACAGCCAACCCCATCTACAGCCTCAGCCCTGCCAAGGAACTGGCCAGCATGGAGGTGAGAACCCTTTCCTTTTGCAAGGTTAAACTTTTGGGGTGCTTAGCAGGGTGTGAGGTAGtggttttgcctttcttttgcaCGATCGATAGCCACATCAGTGATCGCACGCTGGGGGACAAAGTCTCAGTCCTTCACAGGGGTTCAGAGAAGCTGTATAGAGCAATATCCTCCAGTGCTGGGTTCACCTGAGCTCCTGGGTAGCAGTGGGAAACAAAATTCTGATGTTGTAGGATGTCTGCTTTGAgtttttagttctttttctcttaaacatCCATCTTCCTGGGAGCAAAGTCCCAGAGAAGGAACAAATCATCACAGTAGCTCTATAAGAACAAACAGAGACCTTTCAGGCGGGCTGCTGCTGTTTATCCCACTAAACGGCAGGAACGGTGAAGCAGGGCAGCCATACAGCTCTGGCTTTGTGGGTTTAAGAGAACTGGCTGCATGTGGATGGGAGATGAGGAGGTAAAGTGGAGCACCCAAAGTCAGACTTCTAGAAAAGTTGCTAAAGTATGATTGTTTAGTGTGGCTCATCCAGAAAAGCTTTTAGAGCTATGAAATTACCACGTGCGTATTTTAATGAATGATATTAGAGAACATCCATTGTTACAGCACAATAATGCTTAAGATTCAGTCTTGCAAGATGAAGTCTGAAAGCTCAAACATTTCCTTGGACTGGTCCAACTTTTTGCAGCATCAGACACTGAGAACAAACTCCCTAAGATGATTAGGACAGTGTCAGCCAAATGTAAAACTGCCCCACGTCTCTAGGCTGTTTCCAGCAGCTAGCCGAGAAGAGTGGCTTCCAAATGCATTCACTGTCAAGCCAGCCACAAGgctcactcctctctccactCTACTTCTAGATGGACAATTAGATTCCTCGAATGGGTTGAGCTGCCCTTGAGGAGGTTATCTGATCCCTGTTacacaaagctttaaaaattatacagaaTGGTACCGGGAAGAAGTCACATAGCAGACATAAATTTAGCATACAGGTATTTTCAGGGAGATGCATGTTACTTTAAGGAGCAGCAATCTGTGACTTCTGGGGCAGAGATTAGTGAAAACACCAAGAGCTTCTCCAAGTGATGTCCACTGAAATAGCCAGGGGCGACAAGAAAGCAAGTGGtcttaacaaaaaataaagagaagagaaagccaACTGCTGGCAAGCAGCATTGCGGGCAACTTCTGAGAATACAGGAGTGACTGTGGGTTCAGAGGTACTTTGAGATTGTGTACCATTGGTGGGTTGAGTAGTATCTCCCTGTGCAACTCAGAccttgctttttcctctgccaAGAGCTCTTCTAACCTTACCAGTAAGAGACACTTTTTGGTGGCAATCAGCTTCAGTCAGCTCTCAGCTAGAGCTACCCATAGGTGGAATTAATGTGAACAGGGATTCAGAGGACAGAGCTCAAGTGCCACCAGCAACACTGGGATCCAACCCGACAGTCTCCCTAGAGCTGGCTATGGGACCATTGATGAATGCAGAATTGGATGACGGGAAGAGCTAGCAAATGACCGCAAAACTAGGAGTTTCATGAAATTAATCCTTACCTTGTAGGCTCTGCTGGAAAGACTGGAGGATAAGTTTGCAATGATTGAAGCCCTGGAGTCCAATCCTGACCTGCAAGAACCCAAAACCCAGGAGGAGATCCCACCAGAATTCATAGATGACAGTGATGACCAGAAGGCTGAACCCAGGCTagcacccagcacccctctGTCCTACAGGGACCCCTTCCTCAAGAGACTGAGGGGGTTGCAGATGCCCAGGATGATGAGAGATTCTGGCTGCTTCGGGAGGAGAATTGACAGAATCGGCTCCCTCAGTGGAATGGGTTGCAACGGTGAGTCCCACCTAAGCCATTTCACTGAACAGAACAGACTGCATCTGTGTTATGCGACAAGGGAGGAGCAGGTTGTCATTTAAGTCTTTAATAAGACACagtttgagaaaataattaattttagcCTAATATTTAAGCTAGTAATggtttttcaaaagaaactctGTGTCTATTGCTGTTATAGGTAAAAGCACTGCTGACAATGGTGGCATAtactgagagagaaagagattctagtaacatttatttcatgtttgcCTTGCAGGTTCCAGGAAGAATTAGGACAACCTCCCTATACCCTCCTCCGAAGAATGCTTTACAGTACCCGTTCCTCCCACAACGAAAAGCCGGATGCTTTCTAAGCTCTCCAACAGAAAGttattcctatttttatttatttatttatttatttatttgatgttttttaaagaacatttcttaCTCTAGCACCAAGAGACcatctttaaataaaactaacaCATTAGACATCTATGCTGGACCTCTCTCTCCTGTCTGTTGCATTaaaatttcttgtatttttctaaagTCAAAAGCCTATGTTTTATTGGTACTCTGGTACCCACAAGGCTGGATCTTACTTACACAAGACAGAGAAAGTATGAACTTggtagaaatgaaaatgaatttttcacTAGAGTTTTTCCCTCTGCACTAAGAAATTATAACagattaacaggaaaaaaagcttgctCAACATTGAAAGACCAACATGAGTCTTCCTATAGACAGGGTTTCGGTAACAAGAGAGTCCTTTTGCTGGTATAGATTATTCAGTCAAGAGAACTGCCACAGATCCCTCATGTAAGCAAAATTGACAtgcaaagaaataagaaaaatcataACACTCCACAAGTTTCAAGATAACcagagggaggaaagggaattCATTGTATATGCTTTCTAGCACTGACCAAATAAAGGTTACGAGCATCAACAGAAAGATACATCATTAACTGTGTCTTGTCTCACTCTGCATGTGGCTGAGGTGCTGATCCCCAGTGTTTCTTAATAGTTCCTCAGTGGGCTTGAATCCTGTCACGGTATTTCTCATGTGAGGGTAGGTGGGATCACTCCAATGACAAAGCAGCTTGTACATAACATTTATCACTTTCTGGGAATGGTCCCTCATAAAGTTGTTCTAAACTTGGCTAATGGGAACACTGCAAGTCTGATACAGGTTTCATTTAAGCCTTTGTAGCCAGATTTCACACCTATGATCTGAATTTGGCCCAAACCACACTCTTCCCGTGCCCCCCCACCAATAGGGTTATATTGCCAAGACCACCCTCAGTTAGCACCCCAAGGACCAAACAGCTCAGATTCCCAAGTCAGCCACAGCAATGGCATTGAGCCCAGGCTCAACACAACTGTCCTGTCATTGCACATACCGCTAGAAACTGCGTTGTTTTGAACACCTAATTTTGGGTCTTGTTCCCAGCATCCATTACTTGAGCACCCCGGAAAGCTCATTCAGGGCCTATGAACACAGCAGCACCAGGCCACACTCAACTGCAGAAGTCTAATTCTGACTTTGCTCATGCATGTGCAC encodes the following:
- the LOC137671579 gene encoding natriuretic peptides A, whose translation is MDTKGSFSCGFLLLLLIQLQSSTANPIYSLSPAKELASMEALLERLEDKFAMIEALESNPDLQEPKTQEEIPPEFIDDSDDQKAEPRLAPSTPLSYRDPFLKRLRGLQMPRMMRDSGCFGRRIDRIGSLSGMGCNGSRKN